The genomic interval GTGCATGAAGTTTTTGGAATGGAGCTTAGTGCAGGTCATTTATTTTTGTTTCGTAGCAGAGGAGGAGATAAGTTAAAAGCACTGTACTATGAAGAGCAGAGTTTTACCTTATGGTACCGCAGATTAGAGAAAGGGAAATTCATTTTCCCCCGCAATACCCAAGGTCATATTGAGCTGACAAAAGAGCACTTAAAATGGCTCATGGCCAGCAATAAATTCACCTTTCATCAAGGAGGAAACCCGGTGATTTACCGTGATTTTCATTGAAAAACACTGAAGAAATCATGGTGGTTATGGTATAATATCACCATTAAAACAAGCACTAAACCAGCCATGATTTCCTCAAAAGACCAATCACTTTTAATGCCTTTGCAGGAAGAAATTAATCAATTAAAAAAAGAAGCTCTGGAATGGAAGCAAAAGTATTTTAATATGCTAGAGCAATTCAAACTGGCTCAACAGCGTAAATACTCTCCCTCATCTGAACACAATATTCTGCAAGGCGAGTTGCAATTTGATGAAGCAGAAAGCATAGAGGTCACAGAGCTGCCGCAAGAAGATAATACAATTACGGTCACCTATACTCGCAAAAAACCAGTACGACGCCCATTACCTCCAGAGTTACCCCGTGAAACCATTGAGCATGACATTGCAGAAGAAGAAAAACTGTGTGCTTGCGGCTGTATGAAGCAACGTATTGGCGAAGAGGTCACGGAACAGCTAGAGTTTGTTCCTGCAAAGCTGACGGTCATTGCCCATGTGCGACCCAAATATGCATGTAATCGTTGTGATGAAGGGGTAAGCATTGCCCCTATGCCGCAATTATTCCTTCCTAAAAGCATTGCCACACCAAGCCTTGTAGCTCATGCCATTATTAGTAAATACCAAGACCACCTCCCTTTATACCGTCAAGAGCACATCTGGAAACGAATGGGCATTGAGATGGCTCGCAATACAGTATGTGGATGGATAATGGCAGCATCTGAGGTATGTAGCCCAATGAGGAACGCTCTAATCAAAGAGCTGGTTGCATCAAACTACCTTCAGGCCGATGAAACACCACTTCAGGTGATGGATGAGCCTAATCGAAAAAATACATCCAAGAGCTATATGTGGGTATACCAGAATCACAAACCGGATAAAAAAATCATTGTGTTTGATTATCGTGAAACCCGACAAGCCCAATGGCCTAAAGAACTACTTAAAGAGTTTAAAGGCTATTTACAAACAGATGGGTATGTTGGTTATGACTGGGTTGATGACCATCCTGATATTATTCATTTGGGATGTTTTGCACATGCCAGACGTCCTTTTGCTGAGCTTGTCAAACTGGCTAAAACCACAGGTAAATCACATCAGGCCGTGGCGTATATTCAAAAGCTCTATGCCATTGAAAAAATTGCTCGGGATGGGAACTATACGGCAGAACAACGCTATCAGATAAGGCTCGAACAATCAAAACCCATTCTTGACGCTTTAAAGACTTGGCTTGACCAATCCTTAAAAAATGCGGTACCCAAATCAAAGCTGGGTGATGCCTTAGTTTACATGTCTCAGCGATGGAAGGAGCTTACTGCTTATTTGCTTGATGGGATGCTCGAGATTGATAATAATGCCATTGAAAACATCATTAGGCCTTTTGCTCTGGGCAGAAAAAACTGGCTCATGTCTGGAAGCCCTAGAGGGGCTCATGCTGGGGCATTATTCTATAGCCTTATTGCAACAGCTAAGTCCAATGGCCTTAATCCTTTTGATTACCTCAAAGTCCTCTTCGAAAAAATCCGCTTCTGTAAAACCGCAGAAGACTTCACGAATCTTCTTCCTTTTAATCTCAAGATGAATTAACCCCTTCTTCTAATGCAACCCGTAGTTCACCGAACGGATACAGCAGAGATACCCAAAAATAGCTTTTATTCTATCAATAAAAATATAAAAATGTGTTTTCATAAGAATTATTTTTATTTCAAAAAATCTTGAGCTCAATAATGTCATTATGACTAATTTTATAGCGGACTTATTTGCAGAATAGCGTGGGTTCAAAATGCAATCCATTCGCAAAATACCGTGGGTTCATAAAAATTCACCAAAATCCGTTCGCAAAATAGCTTGGGTTCATTCGCAAAATATCGTGGGCAGAGCCGATTCTGTTTGCGGGTCCTAATAGGTAATTCTGCAAGTCCGGATCTGAGGAGGGGGCAACTGGAGTGATCTGATTGCTCTACTCAACCACGAACCCTTATCGCTTTAAAAACCGAAGCTAAAACAGTTAAATAAATAATCATTGTGATATGTTTTTGAGGGTCAATTTTGGATGCGGTTTGAGGGTCAAAATTGGATGCTGATTGACAAAAGTGGTTACCAGAAATTTTTGCGACAGAACCCCATTTGCTTACCTAAACCCCAATCTTTGTGCTGCACAAAATTAAACCAGCAAGAGGTTACAATACGGGGTAAGTCAGGATACGTGTGCAAATGGGTCACATCAGTTTTAAAACCGGCTACAACCCTTTCTGCATATGGG from Legionella antarctica carries:
- the tnpB gene encoding IS66 family insertion sequence element accessory protein TnpB (TnpB, as the term is used for proteins encoded by IS66 family insertion elements, is considered an accessory protein, since TnpC, encoded by a neighboring gene, is a DDE family transposase.); the protein is MLIPDDVQVHLYCGITDMRKSINTLAILVHEVFGMELSAGHLFLFRSRGGDKLKALYYEEQSFTLWYRRLEKGKFIFPRNTQGHIELTKEHLKWLMASNKFTFHQGGNPVIYRDFH
- the tnpC gene encoding IS66 family transposase, which produces MISSKDQSLLMPLQEEINQLKKEALEWKQKYFNMLEQFKLAQQRKYSPSSEHNILQGELQFDEAESIEVTELPQEDNTITVTYTRKKPVRRPLPPELPRETIEHDIAEEEKLCACGCMKQRIGEEVTEQLEFVPAKLTVIAHVRPKYACNRCDEGVSIAPMPQLFLPKSIATPSLVAHAIISKYQDHLPLYRQEHIWKRMGIEMARNTVCGWIMAASEVCSPMRNALIKELVASNYLQADETPLQVMDEPNRKNTSKSYMWVYQNHKPDKKIIVFDYRETRQAQWPKELLKEFKGYLQTDGYVGYDWVDDHPDIIHLGCFAHARRPFAELVKLAKTTGKSHQAVAYIQKLYAIEKIARDGNYTAEQRYQIRLEQSKPILDALKTWLDQSLKNAVPKSKLGDALVYMSQRWKELTAYLLDGMLEIDNNAIENIIRPFALGRKNWLMSGSPRGAHAGALFYSLIATAKSNGLNPFDYLKVLFEKIRFCKTAEDFTNLLPFNLKMN